A region of Parachlamydia acanthamoebae DNA encodes the following proteins:
- a CDS encoding exodeoxyribonuclease VII small subunit, translating to MEKETNSNKQEKNFEAAFARLEEILEKMNSGAVSLDESLLLYEEADRLIASCTQRLNDAERRIEVLIKNRQGDLSLDPNQNPKVQNFSDSGNGNSTTKLMSP from the coding sequence GTGGAAAAAGAAACAAACTCTAATAAACAAGAAAAGAATTTTGAAGCGGCGTTTGCACGTTTAGAAGAAATTCTTGAGAAGATGAATTCAGGTGCTGTTAGCTTGGATGAATCTCTACTCCTTTACGAAGAGGCGGATCGTTTAATCGCATCCTGCACGCAAAGATTGAATGATGCGGAACGACGTATTGAAGTCTTAATTAAAAATAGACAAGGAGATCTCTCGCTCGATCCCAATCAAAATCCTAAGGTGCAAAACTTTTCCGATTCTGGAAATGGCAATTCAACAACAAAATTAATGAGTCCTTAA